One window of the Chryseobacterium camelliae genome contains the following:
- a CDS encoding cation diffusion facilitator family transporter produces the protein MNRKQENKTEKIGFQKLIAVFGIILFIGKLIAWKLTNSDAVFSDAMESIVNVISAFMGLYSLHLAAKPRDEDHPYGHGKVEFVTSGIEGALIAIAGIMIIYEGINSLLTGKVLDKLDWGILIIAATAIVNYILGYISVKKGRRENSLVLISSGKHLQSDTVTTLGVVISLVVVYFTKIYWLDSVVALVFGLYIIFVGYKIVRRSLSGIMDEQDPDLLNQIVSILEENRRTEWIDIHNMKIQQFGASLHIDAHITLPWYYSLRDAHKEMENVIMLLAKNTQRSVEFNFHMDDCKSISCPVCQIMDCPVRERNFVKRVQWTPENVTRVEKHTTDS, from the coding sequence ATGAACCGGAAACAGGAAAACAAGACAGAAAAAATAGGATTCCAGAAGCTCATCGCAGTTTTTGGGATCATCCTTTTCATCGGGAAGCTCATTGCGTGGAAACTCACCAATTCTGATGCCGTCTTCTCCGATGCTATGGAAAGCATCGTCAATGTGATCAGTGCATTTATGGGGCTATACTCGCTACACCTTGCTGCCAAACCCAGAGATGAAGACCATCCGTACGGCCACGGGAAGGTTGAATTTGTCACTTCAGGAATCGAAGGGGCCCTGATTGCCATTGCAGGGATTATGATCATCTACGAAGGCATCAACAGCCTTTTAACGGGCAAAGTACTGGATAAACTGGACTGGGGTATCTTAATTATTGCGGCAACTGCGATAGTCAATTATATCTTAGGATATATCTCTGTCAAAAAAGGCCGCAGAGAAAACTCGCTCGTGCTGATCTCTTCCGGAAAGCACCTCCAATCCGATACGGTAACAACGCTCGGTGTTGTCATCAGTCTCGTGGTAGTTTACTTTACTAAAATTTACTGGCTGGATTCGGTGGTTGCCTTAGTTTTCGGATTGTATATTATCTTTGTAGGGTATAAGATTGTCCGCAGGTCTTTAAGCGGCATTATGGACGAACAGGATCCCGATCTCCTCAATCAGATCGTCAGCATCCTCGAAGAAAACCGGAGAACGGAATGGATTGATATCCACAATATGAAAATCCAGCAGTTCGGGGCTTCCCTCCATATTGATGCCCACATCACCCTTCCCTGGTATTACAGTCTTCGGGATGCCCATAAAGAAATGGAAAATGTCATCATGTTGCTGGCAAAAAATACCCAGCGCAGTGTGGAATTCAATTTCCATATGGATGACTGCAAAAGTATCTCCTGTCCGGTATGCCAGATTATGGACTGTCCGGTAAGAGAACGCAACTTCGTCAAAAGAGTACAGTGGACACCGGAAAATGTGACGCGCGTGGAGAAACACACCACGGACTCATAA
- a CDS encoding aspartate-semialdehyde dehydrogenase: MKVAVVGSTGMVGQVMLKVLEERNFPVTELIPVASEKSVGKKVKYKQEEFTIVSIKDAIAAKPDIAIFSAGGSTSLEFAPQFAEAGITVIDNSSAWRMDPDKKLVVPEINADVLTKEDKIIANPNCSTIQLVMVLGPLNKRYDLKRVIVSTYQSVTGTGKAAVDQLNAEISGDDSVSRVYPYQIFKNALPHCDVFGDDDYTKEEIKLMKEPKKILGDDTFNLTATAVRVPVQGGHSESVNIEFENEFDLDEVRKILSETPGVVVMDDVKNNHYPMPLYSEGKDEVFVGRIRRDLSQPKTLNLWIVADNLRKGAATNAVQIAEYLVEHNLV, from the coding sequence ATGAAAGTAGCAGTAGTAGGTTCAACAGGAATGGTTGGCCAGGTTATGCTTAAAGTTTTGGAGGAGAGAAACTTCCCTGTCACAGAATTAATCCCGGTAGCATCCGAAAAATCTGTAGGTAAGAAGGTGAAGTATAAACAGGAGGAATTTACGATTGTAAGCATAAAAGACGCTATTGCCGCAAAACCTGATATCGCCATTTTTTCTGCCGGCGGATCCACTTCGCTGGAATTTGCCCCGCAGTTTGCGGAAGCAGGCATTACCGTGATCGATAATTCTTCCGCCTGGAGGATGGATCCGGATAAAAAACTGGTGGTACCGGAAATCAACGCTGATGTTTTAACCAAAGAAGATAAAATCATCGCCAACCCGAACTGCTCTACCATTCAGCTGGTGATGGTTCTGGGACCGCTCAATAAAAGATATGATCTTAAAAGAGTCATTGTATCTACTTACCAGTCGGTAACCGGTACCGGAAAAGCAGCGGTAGACCAGCTGAACGCTGAAATCAGTGGGGATGACTCCGTTTCCAGAGTCTATCCGTATCAGATCTTCAAAAATGCATTGCCGCACTGTGATGTATTCGGTGACGATGATTATACGAAAGAAGAAATAAAGCTGATGAAGGAGCCTAAGAAAATCCTGGGTGACGATACCTTCAATCTGACTGCCACTGCCGTAAGAGTGCCTGTGCAGGGAGGACATTCTGAAAGCGTTAACATCGAATTTGAAAACGAGTTTGACCTGGATGAAGTGAGAAAGATCCTTTCCGAAACACCCGGCGTAGTCGTTATGGATGATGTGAAAAACAACCACTACCCGATGCCGCTCTATTCGGAAGGCAAAGATGAAGTGTTCGTCGGAAGAATCAGGCGGGACCTTTCGCAGCCCAAGACCCTGAATCTCTGGATCGTAGCAGACAACCTCAGGAAAGGAGCTGCTACCAACGCGGTACAGATTGCAGAATACCTTGTAGAACATAACTTAGTATAA
- a CDS encoding TonB-dependent receptor — protein MKLINKSILTAVITLSTASVYYAQQVQDTVSKSKDIEEVILRGVTDIAKDRKTPVAVSTIKAAQILERQGNQELVELLNTTPSVYATKGGGGFGDSQIVMRGFESRNIAVMVNGMPVNDMEGGTVYFSNWTGLSDVTSFIQVQRGLGSSKLAIASVGGTMNFITKSADMKKGGIVRLGVGNNDYLKTSFAYNTGKSDKGWSSSFLMGRQSGSTYIQNTDYEAYTYFFALGWEVNPKHNLQFTITGAPQWHDQRSFAPTISDYIRYNPDNDGTPDRTYNSDWGYYTNAEGRRVALSNRSNYYNKPVMMLNWDWTFNEKSKLSTVAYMSNGRGGGTGDLGRVNGRNLTASVNGVPYFRDAQGLYNYDKLFAENAAVNVNAANAGSTLIRRASINSHNWYGILANFQHKVNDNWNFSIGTDNRYYYGYHYQVISDLYGAAGYKDNANKNIAPNVVTATSDYKKLNWNPFGGSQVPLNERVGFSNDGEVLWYSGFGQIEYSKNDLSAFIQGSVSNQGYQRIDEFVQDGVTVQRNQTVNRKTGFKNIFGYNIKGGANYNIDDNNNVFANIGYYSKQPFMNTVYPSNQQVVNPQLTNEKIFSAEVGYGFRSAKFNANVNLYRTQWKDRALRRTITVPNVTDAYAEMNGITEIHQGVEVDAVYRLNSFLEFNGMFSWGDYHYEGNATGTTFDGNNNPLTVAGDSNTTTLYLDKVKVGGTSNNSIPQMTAALGATLKPVKDLSIYAGWRYVGKLYSSIDIATFSNPANQERGVLKLPDYNLTDVGVSYKIRLKDDSKFFTIGANVYNLFDKTYIQDGATNNFVKQQGDFKDAGGVTAQQQYNNYINNPNNFFKGIDTSNRVYFGFGRTWAATLSFNF, from the coding sequence ATGAAATTAATCAACAAATCGATTCTAACTGCAGTAATTACACTGTCTACAGCTAGTGTCTATTATGCTCAGCAAGTTCAGGATACCGTTTCTAAGTCCAAAGACATTGAAGAGGTAATCCTAAGAGGTGTTACAGATATCGCTAAAGATAGAAAGACACCGGTAGCTGTTTCTACCATTAAGGCAGCACAGATTCTTGAAAGACAAGGAAACCAAGAGCTTGTTGAATTACTTAATACAACACCTTCCGTATATGCTACAAAAGGTGGTGGTGGTTTCGGAGACTCTCAGATTGTTATGCGTGGGTTCGAATCCAGAAACATTGCAGTAATGGTAAACGGTATGCCTGTTAATGATATGGAGGGGGGTACTGTTTATTTTTCAAACTGGACGGGTCTTTCTGATGTAACAAGCTTTATCCAGGTACAGAGAGGACTTGGTTCTTCCAAACTGGCGATCGCATCTGTAGGAGGTACGATGAACTTTATTACAAAATCAGCCGACATGAAAAAAGGCGGTATTGTAAGATTAGGGGTTGGTAACAATGATTATTTAAAAACTTCATTTGCTTATAATACCGGAAAATCTGATAAAGGATGGTCTTCATCATTCTTAATGGGTAGACAATCAGGATCTACTTATATTCAGAACACAGATTATGAAGCATATACATACTTCTTTGCTTTAGGTTGGGAAGTAAACCCAAAGCATAATTTACAGTTTACGATTACAGGAGCTCCACAGTGGCACGATCAAAGATCTTTTGCACCTACTATTTCCGACTATATCAGATACAATCCGGATAATGACGGAACACCGGACAGAACGTATAATAGCGACTGGGGATATTACACCAATGCAGAAGGCAGAAGAGTGGCATTATCCAACAGATCCAACTATTATAACAAGCCTGTTATGATGTTAAACTGGGATTGGACATTCAATGAAAAATCCAAATTAAGTACCGTAGCCTATATGTCTAATGGTAGAGGTGGCGGAACAGGTGACCTTGGTAGAGTAAACGGAAGAAACCTTACCGCTTCTGTAAATGGTGTACCATACTTCAGAGATGCACAAGGACTTTACAATTACGATAAATTATTCGCTGAGAATGCGGCTGTGAACGTAAATGCAGCCAATGCAGGAAGTACCCTTATCCGCAGAGCCAGCATCAATTCTCACAACTGGTATGGTATCTTAGCCAACTTCCAGCATAAAGTAAATGACAACTGGAATTTCTCAATAGGTACAGATAACAGATACTATTACGGGTATCATTATCAGGTGATTTCAGATCTTTACGGAGCAGCAGGATACAAAGACAACGCTAATAAGAACATCGCACCTAACGTGGTGACGGCTACTTCTGATTATAAGAAATTAAACTGGAACCCTTTCGGTGGAAGCCAGGTTCCGTTAAACGAGAGAGTAGGATTCAGCAATGACGGTGAAGTACTTTGGTATAGTGGATTCGGGCAAATCGAATATTCTAAAAACGATTTATCTGCTTTCATCCAGGGATCCGTTTCAAACCAGGGATATCAGAGAATTGACGAGTTCGTTCAGGATGGCGTTACAGTACAGAGAAACCAGACGGTAAACAGAAAGACCGGATTCAAAAACATCTTCGGATACAATATTAAAGGAGGTGCAAACTATAACATTGATGATAATAATAATGTTTTTGCCAACATTGGTTATTACAGCAAGCAGCCGTTTATGAATACGGTATATCCTAGCAACCAGCAAGTAGTGAACCCTCAGCTTACCAACGAGAAAATCTTCTCTGCCGAAGTTGGATACGGATTCAGATCTGCAAAATTCAATGCGAATGTTAACCTTTACAGAACGCAGTGGAAAGACAGAGCTTTAAGGAGAACGATTACGGTTCCTAACGTAACGGACGCTTATGCAGAAATGAACGGGATCACTGAAATCCACCAGGGAGTTGAAGTAGATGCAGTATACAGACTTAACAGCTTCTTAGAATTCAACGGAATGTTCTCTTGGGGTGATTACCACTATGAAGGAAATGCTACCGGGACAACATTTGACGGAAACAATAATCCTTTAACCGTTGCCGGTGATTCTAATACAACGACCCTTTATCTTGATAAAGTAAAAGTAGGAGGAACAAGCAACAACAGTATCCCGCAAATGACAGCTGCTCTGGGAGCGACTCTTAAGCCGGTAAAAGACTTAAGCATCTATGCAGGATGGCGTTATGTTGGAAAACTGTATTCATCTATTGATATTGCTACATTCTCAAATCCTGCCAACCAGGAAAGAGGGGTACTAAAATTACCTGATTATAATTTAACAGATGTTGGTGTGTCTTACAAAATAAGATTAAAGGATGACTCTAAATTCTTTACCATCGGAGCAAACGTATACAACTTGTTTGATAAAACGTATATCCAGGACGGTGCCACCAATAACTTTGTTAAGCAGCAGGGTGACTTCAAAGATGCTGGAGGTGTAACTGCTCAGCAACAGTATAATAATTACATTAATAATCCTAATAATTTCTTCAAAGGTATTGATACGTCAAACCGTGTATATTTCGGATTCGGAAGAACATGGGCTGCCACATTATCATTCAACTTCTAA